Proteins encoded by one window of Pseudonocardia alni:
- a CDS encoding helicase HerA-like domain-containing protein encodes MADDTPARTIAAGYATDGAVLELGTVMVDGVCDPQARVRIPLATLNRHGLVAGATGTGKTKTLQALAGQLSDAGVPVLLADVKGDLSGMARAGEPDDKVTARATDTGDDWSPTAYPVQFLSLGDGGVAVPVRATLTQFGPILLAKVLGLNATQESTLGLIFHWADRRGLPLLDTKDLRAVIQHLTSDQGKADLKGIGGVSPATAGVILRALVNLEAQGGEEFFGEPEFDPADLMRQIDGKGVVTLLELAERAANPVLFSTFLMWLLAELYEELPEAGDLDRPKLVFFFDEAHLLFTDASKAFLDRIEQTVKLIRSKGVGVFFCTQLPTDVPNEVLSQLGARIQHALRAFTPDDQKALSRTVRTYPKSDVYDLESALTSLGTGEAVVTVLSERGAPTPVAWTRLRAPRSLMAALPVDDVRADAAASPLQAKYGQMVDRESAYEKLTASIAAGPGGEATPVEAPPAPAPEPGQAPPPPPQDSPGGGFFSKIGDFLQSPTGRQLTNTVTREITRSLFGTRRRR; translated from the coding sequence GTGGCTGACGACACACCTGCCCGCACCATCGCCGCCGGATACGCCACCGACGGAGCTGTGCTCGAGCTCGGCACCGTCATGGTCGACGGGGTGTGCGACCCGCAGGCGCGGGTCCGGATCCCCCTCGCGACGCTGAACCGGCACGGCCTGGTGGCCGGGGCGACCGGCACCGGCAAGACCAAGACACTGCAGGCCCTGGCCGGGCAGCTGTCCGACGCCGGGGTCCCCGTCCTGCTCGCCGACGTCAAGGGCGACCTGTCCGGCATGGCCCGCGCGGGCGAGCCGGACGACAAGGTCACCGCCCGCGCGACCGACACCGGCGACGACTGGAGCCCGACCGCGTACCCGGTGCAGTTCCTGTCGCTGGGCGACGGCGGCGTCGCCGTCCCGGTGCGGGCGACGCTGACCCAGTTCGGCCCGATCCTGCTGGCCAAGGTGCTCGGCCTCAACGCCACCCAGGAGTCCACCCTCGGCCTGATCTTCCACTGGGCCGACCGGCGCGGGCTGCCGCTGCTGGACACCAAGGACCTGCGCGCGGTCATCCAGCACCTCACCTCCGACCAGGGCAAGGCCGACCTCAAGGGCATCGGCGGGGTCTCCCCGGCGACGGCCGGGGTCATCCTGCGCGCGCTGGTCAACCTGGAGGCCCAGGGCGGCGAGGAGTTCTTCGGCGAGCCCGAGTTCGACCCCGCGGACCTGATGCGTCAGATTGACGGCAAGGGCGTCGTCACCCTGCTGGAGCTGGCCGAACGCGCCGCGAACCCGGTGCTGTTCTCCACGTTCCTGATGTGGCTGCTCGCCGAGCTGTACGAGGAGCTGCCCGAGGCGGGCGACCTCGACCGGCCCAAGCTGGTGTTCTTCTTCGACGAGGCGCACCTGCTGTTCACCGACGCGTCGAAGGCGTTCCTCGACCGCATCGAGCAGACCGTCAAGCTCATCCGGTCCAAGGGCGTCGGCGTGTTCTTCTGCACCCAGCTGCCCACCGACGTGCCGAACGAGGTGCTGTCCCAGCTGGGCGCGCGGATCCAGCACGCGCTGCGGGCCTTCACCCCGGACGACCAGAAGGCGCTGTCGCGCACCGTGCGGACCTACCCGAAGTCCGACGTCTACGACCTGGAGTCGGCGCTGACCTCGCTGGGCACCGGTGAGGCGGTCGTCACGGTGCTGTCCGAGCGCGGCGCGCCCACCCCGGTCGCCTGGACCCGGCTGCGGGCCCCGCGCTCGCTGATGGCGGCCCTGCCGGTCGACGACGTCCGCGCCGACGCCGCCGCCTCACCGCTGCAGGCGAAGTACGGGCAGATGGTGGACCGCGAGTCCGCCTACGAGAAGCTCACCGCGAGCATCGCGGCCGGGCCGGGCGGCGAGGCGACGCCGGTCGAGGCGCCCCCGGCACCCGCCCCGGAGCCGGGCCAGGCCCCGCCGCCCCCGCCGCAGGACTCGCCGGGCGGCGGGTTCTTCTCCAAGATCGGGGACTTCCTGCAGTCGCCGACCGGTCGTCAGCTCACCAACACCGTGACCCGCGAGATCACCCGCAGCCTGTTCGGGACCCGCCGGCGTCGCTGA
- a CDS encoding PH domain-containing protein, with protein MTEPVPVAPADGTGTPPEEVGWRRLPGRMLLVGPATALLRLAPALVVLVLFGAGSGNSTQVWIAGAAVVVAVAVGVVRWRTTRYRITDERVELHSGLLNRQRRSVPRDRIRTVDLTAPLLHRLVGLSVVKVGSGQSGSDAGLDLDAVTTDEAERLRRELLARPAPARGPAAVAGGTGADRARVEGNGSDGNGADGDAAGGDGTVGEADPVNPAGEELDRIDWSSLRFAPLTVSSLAAIGALAGAGWNVLNETGLDPRSLPGADAVAGELSAAPVWATVLVSVALLLLVMVAGSIVLFVERWWDYRLSREPDGTLRVRRGLLTKRSLSVSEQRLRGVTVSEPLLVRALGGGAQAGALTVGLAGEDTDSGGGALGPPVRRAHAHAVAATAARATGPVTDGPLRAHPARARARRLVRAVGPALVPAVALGVFAWFDAAVWPVVVGVALVVVAVPLALDRYRALGHRLDERYLVARHGSLLRTTTALRRDGVIGWRVRQSLFQRRAGVLTLEATTAAGGGAVQVLDLDPADAVALMAAVTPDAVTPFRA; from the coding sequence GTGACCGAGCCCGTACCCGTCGCACCCGCGGACGGCACCGGCACGCCCCCCGAGGAGGTCGGCTGGCGACGGCTGCCGGGCCGGATGCTGCTCGTCGGCCCGGCCACCGCGCTGCTGCGGCTGGCCCCCGCGCTGGTCGTGCTGGTCCTGTTCGGCGCGGGCAGCGGCAACTCCACCCAGGTCTGGATCGCGGGGGCGGCGGTCGTCGTCGCGGTCGCGGTGGGCGTCGTGCGGTGGCGCACCACCCGCTACCGGATCACCGACGAACGCGTCGAGCTGCACAGCGGGCTGCTGAACCGGCAGCGCCGCTCGGTGCCGCGGGATCGGATCCGCACCGTCGACCTGACCGCACCGCTGCTGCACCGGCTCGTCGGGCTGTCGGTGGTGAAGGTCGGCTCCGGGCAGAGCGGGTCGGACGCGGGCCTCGACCTCGACGCCGTCACCACCGACGAGGCCGAACGGCTGCGCCGCGAGCTGCTCGCCCGCCCCGCCCCGGCACGCGGACCGGCCGCGGTCGCCGGCGGGACCGGGGCGGACCGGGCCCGGGTCGAGGGGAACGGTTCCGACGGGAACGGTGCCGACGGGGACGCGGCCGGCGGGGACGGGACCGTCGGCGAGGCGGATCCCGTCAACCCCGCGGGCGAGGAGCTCGACCGGATCGACTGGTCCTCGCTGCGCTTCGCCCCGCTGACGGTCAGCTCGCTGGCCGCGATCGGTGCGCTGGCCGGCGCCGGCTGGAACGTGCTCAACGAGACCGGCCTCGACCCGCGCTCGCTGCCCGGCGCGGACGCCGTCGCCGGGGAGCTGTCGGCCGCACCGGTCTGGGCGACCGTGCTCGTCTCGGTCGCGCTCCTGCTGCTGGTCATGGTCGCCGGCAGCATCGTGCTGTTCGTGGAGCGCTGGTGGGACTACCGGCTCAGCCGCGAGCCCGACGGCACGCTGCGGGTACGACGCGGCCTGCTGACCAAGCGGTCGCTGTCGGTGTCCGAGCAGCGGCTGCGCGGGGTGACGGTGTCCGAGCCGCTGCTGGTGCGGGCCCTGGGCGGCGGTGCCCAGGCCGGGGCACTGACCGTCGGGCTCGCCGGGGAGGACACGGACTCCGGCGGCGGCGCACTCGGCCCGCCGGTGCGCCGCGCGCACGCCCACGCCGTCGCCGCGACGGCCGCACGCGCGACCGGCCCGGTCACCGACGGCCCGCTGCGGGCGCACCCGGCCCGGGCCCGGGCCCGGCGCCTGGTGCGCGCGGTCGGCCCCGCGCTCGTCCCGGCCGTCGCCCTCGGGGTCTTCGCCTGGTTCGACGCCGCGGTCTGGCCGGTCGTCGTCGGCGTTGCGCTGGTCGTGGTGGCCGTGCCGCTCGCGCTGGACCGCTACCGCGCCCTGGGCCACCGGCTCGACGAGCGCTACCTCGTCGCCCGGCACGGGTCGCTGCTGCGCACGACGACCGCGCTGCGCCGCGACGGCGTCATCGGATGGCGGGTGCGGCAGAGCCTGTTCCAGCGCCGAGCCGGGGTGCTGACGCTGGAGGCGACCACCGCCGCAGGCGGCGGCGCGGTGCAGGTGCTGGACCTCGACCCCGCCGACGCCGTCGCACTGATGGCCGCGGTGACCCCGGACGCGGTCACCCCGTTCCGGGCCTGA
- a CDS encoding PH domain-containing protein, with the protein MTATGPRTGDPGPGIPTDALPLPLRPPANRVDPRAIWWWRLSAVPVPLVLLAGQVVAWFLLPAVPWHGVLVATVVLTVLWLLVGTLVVPGLRYRLHRWEVTEDAVYTRSGWLVREWRIAPIPRVQTVDTEHGPLQQALRLATVTVTTASARGPVRIAGLDADAAAELARRLTETTGRHSGDAT; encoded by the coding sequence ATGACCGCCACCGGCCCCCGCACCGGCGACCCCGGACCCGGGATCCCGACCGACGCGCTGCCGCTCCCGTTGCGCCCACCCGCGAACCGGGTCGACCCCCGCGCGATCTGGTGGTGGCGGCTCTCGGCGGTGCCGGTCCCGCTCGTGCTGCTCGCCGGCCAGGTCGTCGCGTGGTTCCTGCTGCCCGCGGTGCCGTGGCACGGGGTGCTGGTCGCGACCGTGGTGCTGACGGTGCTGTGGCTGCTGGTCGGGACGCTCGTCGTGCCCGGTCTGCGGTACCGGCTGCACCGCTGGGAGGTGACCGAGGACGCCGTCTACACCCGGTCGGGCTGGCTGGTGCGGGAGTGGCGGATCGCGCCGATCCCGCGGGTGCAGACCGTCGACACCGAGCACGGCCCGCTGCAGCAGGCGCTGCGCCTGGCGACGGTGACCGTCACGACGGCATCGGCCCGCGGCCCGGTCCGCATCGCCGGGCTCGACGCCGACGCCGCCGCCGAGCTCGCCCGCAGGCTCACCGAGACGACCGGGCGGCACAGCGGGGACGCGACGTGA
- a CDS encoding glycosyltransferase family 39 protein gives MIALLTGTGLLYLWDLGSSGWANSFYAAAVQAGANDWTAFFFGSLDPQNAITVDKPPASLWPMALAARIVGFSSWSLLVPQALMGIAAVGLLYAAVRRVSGHGAGLLAGTLLALTPVAALMFRFDNPDALLTLLLVLAAYLLVRGLEDGRTRWIAAVGLVLGFAFLTKSLQAFLVLPGLALAWLWAAPGRPWRRVWQLLVGGAGIVVGSGWWLLAVALWPVDARPYIGGSGDNTPLGLAFGYNGLGRIVGGEGGGPGGGGRPGAAFGGGMPDAAGLPGGAAGAVPGGGMPPGGPGGGMGAAFGGRAGFLRMFGDSFGTQVSWLLPAALLLFVAALVLRGRAARTDAVRGSLIVWGGWTLVTVLVLSFMEGIVHPYYAVALAPGIAALVAVGARELLRYRDRRWVRGVLAVASAGTAVWAFVLLGGSPQFLPWLRWVVLVAGVAAGAALLVPARGRRWLAVVLGVAVLSGVAAPAAYAVQTAATTHEGSTPMAGPSGAGADRGMGGPRDRRGGADRTDGTDGTDGTDAGIPGTTTGAGPSGTGATDAGGLPAGAAPDGAGQPGAGGPGGMPGGGPGGERTSAQVVALLREAGPARWAAATIGSQGAASMMLAAGGDSAVMAIGGFSGSDDSPTLEQFRQYVAQGDVRYFVSGGERGGPGGGRGTGAEITAWVAQHYTATTVDGTTVYDLSAPAH, from the coding sequence GTGATCGCTCTCCTCACCGGCACCGGCCTGCTCTACCTGTGGGACCTCGGCTCCTCGGGCTGGGCCAACTCCTTCTACGCCGCCGCGGTCCAGGCCGGGGCGAACGACTGGACGGCGTTCTTCTTCGGCTCGCTCGACCCGCAGAACGCCATCACCGTCGACAAGCCGCCCGCGTCGCTGTGGCCGATGGCGCTCGCCGCCCGGATCGTCGGGTTCAGCTCCTGGAGCCTGCTGGTTCCCCAGGCACTGATGGGCATCGCCGCGGTCGGGCTGCTCTACGCCGCGGTGCGCCGGGTGTCCGGGCACGGCGCCGGGCTGCTCGCCGGGACGCTGCTGGCGCTGACTCCGGTCGCGGCGCTGATGTTCCGGTTCGACAACCCCGACGCGCTGCTGACGCTGCTGCTCGTCCTGGCGGCGTACCTGCTGGTCCGTGGTCTGGAGGACGGCCGGACCCGGTGGATCGCCGCAGTCGGGCTGGTGCTGGGGTTCGCGTTCCTGACCAAGTCCCTGCAGGCGTTCCTGGTGCTGCCCGGTCTGGCTCTGGCTTGGCTGTGGGCCGCGCCCGGCCGTCCGTGGCGACGGGTGTGGCAGCTTCTCGTGGGCGGTGCCGGGATCGTCGTCGGCTCCGGCTGGTGGCTGCTCGCCGTCGCGCTGTGGCCGGTCGACGCCCGCCCGTACATCGGCGGGTCCGGGGACAACACCCCGCTCGGACTGGCGTTCGGCTACAACGGTCTCGGCCGCATCGTCGGCGGCGAGGGCGGCGGGCCCGGCGGTGGCGGGAGGCCCGGTGCCGCGTTCGGCGGCGGGATGCCCGACGCCGCCGGTCTCCCGGGCGGCGCGGCCGGTGCCGTGCCCGGGGGCGGCATGCCACCGGGCGGGCCCGGGGGCGGTATGGGCGCGGCCTTCGGCGGCCGGGCCGGGTTCCTGCGGATGTTCGGCGATTCCTTCGGCACCCAGGTCTCCTGGCTGCTGCCGGCCGCGCTGCTCCTGTTCGTCGCGGCGCTGGTGCTCCGTGGTCGAGCCGCGCGCACCGACGCGGTCCGCGGTTCGCTGATCGTGTGGGGCGGCTGGACGCTGGTGACCGTGCTGGTGCTGTCCTTCATGGAGGGCATCGTCCACCCGTACTACGCGGTTGCCCTCGCGCCCGGGATCGCGGCGCTGGTCGCGGTCGGCGCCCGCGAGCTCCTGCGGTACCGGGACCGCCGGTGGGTCCGTGGGGTGCTCGCCGTCGCCTCCGCCGGGACCGCGGTGTGGGCGTTCGTACTGCTCGGCGGGTCGCCGCAGTTCCTGCCGTGGCTGCGGTGGGTGGTGCTGGTGGCGGGCGTCGCCGCCGGTGCGGCGTTGCTGGTCCCCGCCCGGGGGCGACGGTGGCTCGCCGTGGTCCTCGGCGTCGCGGTCCTGAGTGGGGTCGCCGCGCCGGCCGCGTACGCGGTCCAGACCGCGGCGACCACGCACGAGGGCTCCACACCGATGGCCGGGCCGTCGGGCGCCGGCGCCGACCGGGGCATGGGCGGGCCCCGCGACCGACGGGGCGGGGCGGACCGGACCGACGGCACCGACGGCACCGACGGCACCGACGCGGGCATACCGGGGACCACGACCGGTGCCGGCCCGTCGGGCACCGGCGCCACTGATGCCGGTGGGCTGCCTGCCGGTGCCGCGCCGGATGGTGCCGGGCAGCCCGGCGCGGGCGGGCCGGGCGGGATGCCCGGTGGCGGTCCGGGAGGCGAGCGGACCAGCGCCCAGGTCGTGGCCCTGCTGCGTGAGGCAGGACCGGCCCGCTGGGCGGCGGCGACGATCGGCTCGCAGGGCGCGGCGTCGATGATGCTCGCCGCGGGCGGGGACAGCGCCGTCATGGCGATCGGCGGCTTCTCCGGCAGCGACGACTCCCCCACCCTGGAGCAGTTCCGGCAGTACGTCGCGCAGGGCGACGTCCGGTACTTCGTCAGCGGCGGCGAGCGGGGCGGCCCCGGCGGCGGCCGCGGCACCGGGGCGGAGATCACCGCCTGGGTCGCGCAGCACTACACCGCGACGACCGTCGACGGCACCACGGTCTACGACCTGTCCGCGCCGGCCCACTGA
- a CDS encoding bifunctional glycosyltransferase family 2/GtrA family protein, translated as MTTVVAGPATGTHPGHPEARPSDRGRTVLDIVVPVFDEERELESSVRRLHAFLTSGFPYSFRITVADNASTDATPVIARRLAAEIPEVRTVRLEQKGRGRALRRVWSDSDADVLAYCDVDLSTDLGALLPLVAPLVSGHSDLAIGTRLGRGSRVVRGPKREFISRSYNLILRGALSARFSDAQCGFKAIRSDVARRLLPLVEDTGWFFDTELLVLAERSGLRIHEVPVDWVDDPDSSVDIVATAVADLKGVWRVGRALATGALPLAEVRAQLGRAPLAPPEVPGVPRAMPFQLARFAAIGVASTAANLVLFLALRGVLGPIAANVVAMLLCAVVNTALNRRFTFGVRGRGRAVTHQFQGLVVFALGLGLTTGALVVLGVVAPGAHPAVEVAVIVGANLVATVLRFVLFRAWVFRPRASATIPMEKATLQ; from the coding sequence ATGACCACAGTCGTCGCCGGCCCCGCGACCGGCACCCACCCGGGCCACCCCGAGGCGCGTCCGTCCGACCGCGGCCGGACCGTGCTCGACATCGTCGTCCCCGTCTTCGACGAGGAGCGCGAGCTGGAGTCCTCGGTGCGGCGCCTGCACGCGTTCCTCACCTCCGGGTTCCCCTACTCGTTCCGGATCACCGTCGCCGACAACGCCAGCACCGACGCCACCCCGGTGATCGCCCGGCGGCTGGCCGCCGAGATCCCCGAGGTCCGCACGGTGCGCCTGGAGCAGAAGGGCCGCGGCCGCGCCCTGCGCCGGGTCTGGTCGGACTCCGACGCCGATGTCCTCGCCTACTGCGACGTCGACCTGTCCACCGACCTCGGCGCGCTGCTCCCGCTCGTCGCCCCGCTCGTGTCCGGGCACTCCGACCTCGCGATCGGGACCCGGCTGGGTCGCGGCTCGCGGGTGGTGCGCGGCCCGAAACGGGAGTTCATCTCGCGCAGCTACAACCTGATCCTGCGCGGTGCGCTCTCGGCACGCTTCTCCGACGCCCAGTGCGGGTTCAAGGCGATCCGCTCCGACGTGGCCCGGCGGCTGCTGCCGCTGGTCGAGGACACCGGCTGGTTCTTCGACACCGAGCTGCTGGTGCTGGCCGAGCGGTCCGGGCTGCGCATCCACGAGGTGCCGGTCGACTGGGTCGACGACCCGGACTCCAGCGTGGACATCGTGGCGACGGCCGTCGCGGACCTGAAGGGCGTGTGGCGGGTCGGCCGGGCACTGGCGACGGGTGCGCTGCCGCTGGCCGAGGTCCGCGCGCAGCTCGGGCGGGCGCCGCTGGCCCCGCCGGAGGTGCCCGGGGTGCCCCGGGCGATGCCGTTCCAGCTGGCCCGCTTCGCCGCGATCGGCGTCGCCTCGACGGCGGCGAACCTGGTGCTGTTCCTCGCCCTGCGGGGGGTGCTCGGGCCGATCGCGGCGAACGTCGTCGCGATGCTGTTGTGCGCGGTCGTGAACACGGCGCTGAACCGGCGGTTCACCTTCGGCGTCCGCGGCCGGGGCCGGGCGGTCACCCACCAGTTCCAGGGCCTTGTCGTGTTCGCCCTGGGACTGGGGCTGACCACCGGTGCACTCGTCGTTCTCGGAGTGGTCGCGCCCGGCGCGCACCCGGCCGTCGAGGTGGCGGTGATCGTCGGGGCCAACCTGGTCGCGACGGTGCTGCGCTTCGTCCTGTTCCGCGCCTGGGTGTTCCGTCCCCGGGCCTCCGCCACCATCCCGATGGAGAAGGCGACCCTGCAGTGA
- a CDS encoding glycosyltransferase family 39 protein: MTSTLSRPRPARAPSPPPTRRWRHLPLAVLLAATAALYLWGLSASGWANAFYAAAAQAGGQSWSAWFFGASDAAGGITVDKAPGALWPIGLSVRLFGLSSWSVLVPQALMGVGAVALLHAAVRRVAGPGAGLVAGAALALTPVAVLMFRFDNPDAMLVLVLTGAAYSLTRAVEQGRTRWLVLVGLLVGYGSLTKMLQAFLVLPAFSAVWLLAAPLAWWPRIRALLVAGAALLVSAGWWVLVVELWPAADRPWIGGSQGDSVLELVFGYNGVGRLTGDEVGSVGGGAGGRAGGWGETGLLRLFGSEMGREASWLLPAALVLLGALLWWTRRAPRTDPLRAATVLWGGWLLVTGLTFSLMAGIVHSYYTVALAPAVAALVGIGGATLWRDRASAAARWWLAAAVAATAVWAYALLPTAWLGWLRPAVLVIGLGAALALLGVHRMPRVLAAGVLTAALLAGAGGTTAWALGTAATPHTGAIPSSGPEGYASGPGGARGGPGTMRGPWAGSGSGAPGGAPGPAGTVSGGAPGAPGATGGGAAAGAAGNDGSAGAPGAATAGGPGGRWAGGGPTRGPGGAGGRGGGPGGILSAPTPSSQVTGLIAADADDFTWAAATVTSMQAAGYQLASGAPVLAVGGFNGTDPYPTLAQFQQMVAQHRIHWFIGSAGSGMISTASGGSDEARLIAEWVAATFPARTVDGVTLHDLSAS; encoded by the coding sequence GTGACGAGCACCCTGTCCCGGCCCCGGCCCGCCCGCGCACCGTCCCCGCCGCCGACCCGCCGATGGCGGCACCTGCCGCTCGCGGTGCTGCTCGCCGCGACGGCCGCGCTGTACCTGTGGGGGCTGTCGGCCTCGGGCTGGGCCAACGCGTTCTACGCGGCGGCCGCGCAGGCGGGCGGGCAGAGCTGGTCGGCGTGGTTCTTCGGCGCCTCCGACGCGGCCGGCGGGATCACCGTCGACAAGGCGCCGGGTGCGCTGTGGCCGATCGGGCTGTCGGTGCGGCTGTTCGGGCTGTCGAGCTGGAGCGTGCTGGTGCCGCAGGCGCTGATGGGCGTCGGCGCGGTCGCGCTGCTGCACGCCGCGGTGCGCCGGGTCGCCGGGCCGGGGGCCGGGCTGGTGGCCGGGGCCGCGCTCGCGCTCACCCCGGTCGCGGTGCTGATGTTCCGCTTCGACAACCCCGACGCGATGCTCGTGCTCGTCCTGACCGGCGCCGCCTACTCCCTCACCCGGGCGGTCGAGCAGGGCCGCACCCGGTGGCTGGTGCTCGTCGGCCTCCTGGTCGGCTACGGCTCCCTCACCAAGATGCTGCAGGCGTTCCTGGTGCTGCCGGCGTTCTCCGCCGTGTGGCTGCTCGCCGCCCCGCTCGCCTGGTGGCCGCGGATCCGGGCGCTGCTCGTCGCCGGGGCCGCGCTGCTGGTCTCGGCGGGCTGGTGGGTGCTCGTCGTGGAGCTGTGGCCGGCCGCGGACCGGCCCTGGATCGGCGGCTCCCAGGGCGACAGCGTGCTGGAGCTGGTCTTCGGCTACAACGGCGTCGGCCGGCTCACCGGCGACGAGGTCGGCTCCGTCGGCGGCGGCGCGGGCGGACGTGCCGGTGGCTGGGGCGAGACCGGGCTGCTGCGGCTGTTCGGGTCGGAGATGGGCCGGGAGGCGTCCTGGCTGCTGCCCGCGGCGCTGGTGCTGCTCGGGGCCCTGCTGTGGTGGACCCGGCGGGCCCCGCGCACCGACCCGCTGCGTGCGGCGACCGTGCTGTGGGGCGGCTGGTTGCTGGTCACCGGGCTGACGTTCAGCCTGATGGCCGGGATCGTGCACAGCTACTACACCGTCGCGCTGGCCCCGGCCGTCGCCGCGCTGGTCGGGATCGGCGGGGCGACGCTGTGGCGGGACCGTGCGTCCGCGGCCGCCCGCTGGTGGCTGGCCGCGGCGGTCGCGGCGACGGCCGTGTGGGCCTACGCGCTGCTGCCCACGGCCTGGCTGGGGTGGCTGCGCCCGGCGGTGCTCGTCATCGGGCTCGGCGCGGCCCTCGCCCTGCTCGGGGTGCACCGGATGCCGCGGGTGCTCGCGGCGGGGGTGCTCACCGCGGCCCTGCTGGCGGGGGCCGGTGGGACGACGGCCTGGGCGCTGGGGACGGCGGCGACCCCGCACACCGGCGCGATCCCGAGCTCCGGGCCGGAGGGCTACGCGTCCGGACCGGGCGGGGCCCGGGGTGGCCCCGGAACGATGCGCGGGCCGTGGGCCGGTTCCGGGTCCGGCGCCCCGGGTGGCGCACCCGGCCCGGCCGGAACCGTCAGCGGTGGGGCCCCCGGGGCACCGGGCGCGACCGGGGGCGGCGCGGCTGCGGGTGCGGCCGGGAACGATGGGTCCGCGGGCGCCCCGGGTGCCGCGACGGCGGGCGGGCCGGGCGGCCGGTGGGCCGGTGGCGGACCCACCCGGGGGCCGGGCGGTGCCGGCGGGCGCGGCGGCGGCCCAGGGGGCATCCTCAGCGCCCCCACGCCGTCGTCGCAGGTCACAGGGTTGATCGCGGCGGACGCGGACGACTTCACCTGGGCCGCGGCCACGGTGACCTCGATGCAGGCGGCGGGTTACCAGCTGGCGTCGGGGGCACCGGTGCTCGCTGTCGGCGGGTTCAACGGCACCGACCCCTACCCGACGCTCGCGCAGTTCCAGCAGATGGTGGCGCAGCACCGGATCCACTGGTTCATCGGCTCCGCGGGCAGCGGGATGATCTCCACCGCCTCCGGCGGCAGCGACGAGGCGCGCCTCATCGCCGAGTGGGTCGCGGCGACGTTCCCGGCCCGCACCGTCGACGGCGTCACCCTCCACGACCTGAGCGCGTCGTGA
- a CDS encoding GNAT family N-acetyltransferase — translation MPVPASTPEPVLAGPRLLLPGWTPQVAAAVVAGTRHPDWAPDFPAEGDRIVAVLLARDPSGPGWGELGHRLLVERDGGTVVGGAGLFPAPDDGPAAVELGYGVVPSRRGRGYAVEAARLLLALARTAGASPLVAGVEPGNPASERVLERIGMRPTGTRDGVTRFRLDVGSTP, via the coding sequence GTGCCGGTCCCCGCGTCGACCCCGGAGCCGGTCCTGGCCGGCCCGCGGCTGCTGCTGCCCGGGTGGACCCCGCAGGTCGCGGCCGCGGTCGTCGCCGGCACCCGGCACCCGGACTGGGCGCCGGACTTCCCGGCCGAGGGCGACCGGATCGTCGCGGTGCTGCTCGCCCGCGATCCGTCCGGGCCGGGCTGGGGCGAGCTCGGGCACCGGCTGCTCGTCGAACGCGACGGCGGTACGGTCGTCGGCGGCGCGGGCCTGTTCCCCGCCCCCGACGACGGCCCGGCCGCCGTCGAGCTCGGTTACGGCGTGGTGCCGTCGCGCCGCGGCCGCGGCTACGCCGTCGAGGCCGCCCGCCTGCTGCTCGCGCTGGCCCGCACGGCCGGGGCCTCGCCGCTGGTCGCGGGTGTCGAGCCCGGCAACCCCGCCTCGGAGCGGGTGCTGGAGCGGATCGGGATGCGCCCCACCGGGACACGCGACGGCGTCACACGGTTCCGGCTCGACGTAGGGTCGACCCCGTGA
- a CDS encoding HAD family hydrolase, protein MIRLVALDIDGTIVHGRRPPSPAVLDAIALAGTRAEVMLCTGRTVVGVAGALDAIGLRDGVTLTSNGAVEMETATRRVLAMERLAPEAVTAGLDAMSELFPGAVFACEHVGVGQRVSAPFPDGVLAGTVTEVGRAGLLDEPTPKLVMYWPGHDPDETAARAARLHVPGTEPTLDHELPWVTLVPAGVSKASGLARVAARLGVDRSEVLAVGDGDNDRAMLRWAGRGIAMGQAPPQVHADADESTGTVAEDGLARALERAFG, encoded by the coding sequence GTGATCAGGCTCGTCGCGCTCGACATCGACGGCACCATCGTCCACGGGCGCAGGCCCCCGAGCCCCGCGGTCCTCGACGCGATCGCGCTCGCCGGGACCCGGGCCGAGGTGATGCTGTGCACCGGCCGGACCGTCGTCGGCGTGGCCGGCGCGCTGGACGCGATCGGGCTGCGCGACGGCGTCACCCTGACCTCGAACGGCGCGGTCGAGATGGAGACCGCGACCCGCCGGGTCCTGGCGATGGAGCGGCTCGCCCCCGAGGCCGTGACCGCGGGCCTCGACGCGATGAGCGAGCTGTTCCCGGGGGCGGTGTTCGCCTGCGAGCACGTCGGCGTCGGGCAGCGGGTCAGCGCCCCGTTCCCGGACGGCGTGCTCGCCGGCACCGTCACCGAGGTCGGCCGCGCCGGACTGCTCGACGAGCCGACGCCCAAGCTCGTCATGTACTGGCCGGGGCACGACCCGGACGAGACCGCCGCCCGGGCGGCCCGGCTGCACGTCCCCGGCACCGAGCCGACCCTGGACCACGAGCTGCCGTGGGTCACGCTGGTGCCGGCCGGGGTGTCCAAGGCGTCCGGGCTCGCGCGGGTCGCGGCCCGGCTCGGCGTCGACCGCTCCGAGGTACTCGCCGTCGGCGACGGCGACAACGACCGCGCGATGCTGCGCTGGGCGGGCCGCGGGATCGCGATGGGGCAGGCCCCGCCGCAGGTGCACGCCGACGCCGACGAGTCCACCGGCACCGTCGCGGAGGACGGCCTGGCCCGCGCCCTGGAGCGCGCGTTCGGCTAG